TCCTGTTCCCGTATTCCAGAAGTTTCTGATTGTCTTTCTCAGCGCCTCCCTCTGCAGGATCGCCTccaattcttttttaatttttattgtctTAAACAacaggtttttttttttctctagaCCTAAATTATAATATTACTGTGTTTGGGCCCAATGAAAATCCAACCCAATAAGATTTGTCGTTTAAATAATATCATGGCAATTTTGTTCGACGGAGCAGCCATCCGCGGAAAATTACTTGCTGCGGGGAGGCATTTAGAAGTAAAAATCCCTCTGTACCCTGCGAGACTCGAATAATCCTATTATTTGAAATTACCAAAATATCCTTgttatatgtatattaatttCACTCGATGGTAACCCGTTGCCATCTCTACATTTACCTGAGTCTCTCCTTCAATATTTTCTCTCTCTCCATATACAAGTATCTTCTTCTACATTCTTTTTAGTCTTCAGCTGCTCATAGAAAATTTGAAGATTTGATTTTGGTTTCGGATCTGGTGGCGTTAACGTGTTAATTCGTTGTTTATTTTGTGAATAATGAACGTGGATGGTGAATTGCCGAATATAAAGAGATGGATAGTGTTGTACCCTGTTTACATAAATTCGAAGAAGACGATGGCAGAAGGAAGACGAATTGGACTCAGTAAAGCGTGCGAGAATCCCACGTGTGCTGAAATTGGCGATTGCTGCAGCTATCTAAAACTCCCTTTTGCAATTGaggtattttaaaaaatttaaagggTTTTATGAATATTTATTGCTATCAGATTTTTATTTGTGTATGGTAACTTTGTTGATGAACACAGATTGACAAGGCTTACCCGCGTGATTTCATGCAAAGAGGGAGAGTGAGGGTGTTACTGAAGAAGGAGGATGGCACTCTTTTTAATCTCACTATCTCATCTAGTAAGTTTTTTAATATAGTTTTGTAATCAAATTTTTGTGGATACCCATTTTACTTTTATGTTTATGTAAAGGTGAATCATTGTATTACTCTCATATTGTTTTTCTCTAACATCAATAGCTGTTGGGTGTTGGCTGAATCATGTGTGTCTTAGATGGTTCTTGATGTGTATGATAATGTCACTTGTAAAATTGAATTGTTTCCTGTTGAATGTCCAATCCATGTGTTCCTTGACTTTTGTTATCTGTAAATAGTCATGGATTGGGTTGCAAACATCAATATGACATTCCCTTAAATCAATTAGATTAAGTCTAGTGCAGGTGTTGCTTATAGGGTGGCATATTTTTAGATCATGTTTATTGGTGACTGTGGAGCTGAAAGTTTGACAAGACTTAATTCATAAAATGTCATTTCCCTTTGTAGCATTAGCAGTATCCTAGTACTTTCGAATCTTGATGTATTTACTTGTTGCTAGCTTTGGAGTTGATGTGAATCAAGTCTTGATGTTGGATGGTCTTAGTTATTGATAGCAATTTATTCCAAATAACATTAATCACGACATGAGGTCGTGGTAGATGTTTCTTATGCTGCTCCATGGTTTCACCAAGTGGTAGGGTACTGCTATTAGTTTTCCCTCCTTCCCCTTTTCCGTGGATGAGGGAGGGCTGCTTCACCGAGGCTGAAGTGCAGACTCTAGAGTAGGACAAGATTCCTAAGTTTGtgttgatatttttaaaattttgaggCAATGGCATGATGGTgacttctttattttattttttattttttttaacgaTATAGAAAAAGGGTGCTTAGTGTATTCTCGTAAGATGCCATATTAGAATGTTGAGAAAAACATTCTTATAGTTACTTCTCATTTGTTGCATAGATATAACAAATTATTGAAACTGGTTGTTATTTTTCTTGCAGGAAAGCAGCTAATGCTTCGTGTTGCAGAAATGGTACCCAAACATCATGGAAGGACAAAGAAGCAGGAGGTGGCTGCATCAACATCAAATGCAGGAGCTTCTAACAAATCTGGGAAAGGTGGAAAAAAGAGgagataattttcgaaaatagtcTTAATTACTGGATGTATTGTTGTAGGAGCAATTTGTCCTAATTGAGTTCAAGTTTTTACCACCCGAATGAGTACCAATGTGTTTATGAACATTCACCAAACAATTTCAACAGTCGTGCACTTGATTATAGGACAACATTTTCTTCATATAATCTAGCATTGGTAAAACTCTTTCTCCCCTTCTGTCCATGGAAGAGTCACATTAAGTTTGTGCTTTACAACCAAGAAGCAACTAACAGAACATGCATTTTATTTTTTCCATATCCCTTATAAAAGACATTTAATCATATATTCGCATATCTGCAAAAGTATTTGACTAGATGATTTGCTGTCTTAAAAGTTTTATAAGCATGGCCAAAAATATCTAATTGAATTTTCATTTGCATTTTGATGAACTCCGAACTCTATCTAAATAGTAGTACTTGTTTGATAGTAGTACTGGTTAGGTTGGAATTGGAACTGTAACTGTGCACCCACCATAAATCAATGTTGAATACAaacctaatttttatttgtagTTTGTATTATGTTTCCTCAAAGTTTGTGAAGTTGGAATTGGAACTGTAACTGTGCACCCAGCATAAATCAATGTTGAAtacaaaactaatttttatttgtagTTTGTATTATGTTTCCTCTAAGTTTGTGAAGTTTACTAGTTGTTAAGTTTTGTTTTTTGAAGAACAAAATTGATTTCTTGATTTTTATGATTCCAaaacttatcttttaattaaatattatgaACGCAGTTTTGAGAAGTTGCTTTGCTAGTGTCACAAGGGTTATCTTGAACAATAGATTTCTATTCTGGTTTCAGAAGTTTATATCAGATAAAGCAGTACGAGCATGTTTATGAAGAGTGTTGTCTTCTTTTTACTTGCTACAGAAACCAAAACGCATTGTACATACTACATAGAAGGGAATAATTGTTAAGTTCATTctgtttaattaaaaatatttaaacatGATAAATCGGCGTGCATGAATTCAACAAATATACTATGAATAAATTGAATTACAAGCCTCTTCCCTTCTCACAACTTCCCAGTGAATATGCACCATTTCAAGTAATTACAGATTTTTTCCCCCACTATTTGGCTGGGGAAGTGTTTACAAAATGCCAATATTACACTTGTTCTATGCACTCACATTTTTATGCAACCAAATACACAAGGATATAAATGTACAAAATTGAAGGATTCAATTTTGGTTTGAATCAATTCAAAAAACAGACCGGCATCTGTACAGTTGAAGTTAAATCCTGCAgcttcaaacaagaaaaatctGGTTTTTAGCGGTGTGAATTACTACCAGCTGATTTACAATACCGAGCAAGTTCCTCATTAACTCGAGAAAGTCGTTCGGCTTGTGAAAATCTCCTATTGAGTCCATTGTTACTGGAATCCAAAGCACCCTTACCCTGTACCtgtaaaacacaaaataaaaggaacatgAGTAAGAAGAGGGGGTAAAAAGTACCAAGCAATGAAGGTTAGGCAGCATGCCTGAATTCTTGACGACTGAGAAAGATGTTGGGTGTTTTGTTTCCCAGTAAGTTTTTTCAGCATGTCATCCAATTCTGCAATCTTCCGCATGAGGTTGGTCTTATCCGTCTACAAGAAGAGGCAGTAAATACagttaacaaattatttttaattctaGTGTGGACGTGTGTTACTCACAATTGTATCTTGTGTCATACCTTCAACATTTCATTCTGTGCAGAAAGCAACTGATCTCGCTCTTGAAGTTGCTGCACCGCAATTTGAGCAGCAATTACATCTGCCTCTTTAGTTTTGAGTTCCGATATGCAGCTGGGTGACAAATTTAGTAGTAAGAAAATTATGTACTCTCCCCcataaaaaaaaagtagtaagaaaattgaaaaacaaatttGGTGCAACTTTAAGTTTATAAATTAGATTTAAGCCCCAAAGTGGCCCCTGAAATTAACGACTTGCACTGAAATAGCCCCTGAGATCCCAATTGTACTATTTTAGTCACCAAGATTTGAAAATTGCAGCACGTTAGTCCCACACCCTAAACGTGGTGTATTTCAATAAACATTAAGGGAGAGTAGCAAGCCACCATTTATGTGGAATTTTACAAAATAAGAAAGTTCCTATGCATGGTTGATCAGTAAACATTAAGGATAGAAGTTATATGATAGGATACAGCGGTAATGctacaaaaacagaaaattcaTAGATTCTACAGATATACAGGAAAATAACTCTGCTGACAGATGCTTTTGCAAATGTACTAacctttctctttcttcaagGAGATCATTAATCTGCAGCCTCAGGTTGAGGTTCTCTTTTTCCTAATGACAAATTGCGAAAACTAAGATAAACACGTGACTGAAGGGTGAAAAATAGTTGGGTCATAATCTCAGCACTAGGTACCTTTGCAGAATATTCTTCTCTTTGATGATGAGCATCTTCTAACAATTTTACAATTTGATTTTGATCTATCAAATCCTAAAACATATCAGAAGCAAAATTGCAATGCAATCAGGAATTGCATCTAGGAAATCCCACAATATGAGAAAGAAGCTGAAACTTACAGCATAGttggtaatgtccagtttgaCACCTAGAAGGTCTCGAATGACATCATGAGTCATGCTTTCAACAGCAGCAAGCCTTGTTTGCAACATGCAGACCTAATCCAATATGAAATTTTAATCCATTTTTTAACTGCTAATTGTCATCACCACAGTTTAGTCTTTAAGAATCCGTTTTAAAAGATATCCAGCCAAACAAAATGAAGATATTCATTTGTGTTTGGATGAATAACGGCATGattcacatattttttttatcttctctTGGATATATTAAACAAAACCAAAGGACACTGACCAAAAAGGCTAAATACCTCCTTTAGCCGGCTAGCTGCAAGTGCTTCAAGTTCTTCCACACGAGACCTTGCTGCTGATAATTCTTGTTCTTTCTCCTGATGCATCTGATGAACAAGATTCGAAATACATCTGAATGGTGAGCTTGAGCCTCTTGTCCTTATTGAGCTtttctccattttctctgatgTTGATACTGTTGATGTTGAGTTTGAATTTTCTGCTTTCACTTCACGAAACATGGACTCAAGGCACTTGTACTGAACCCAGAAGGATTGAGAAGCAAAAGTGAAAGTGAGTTAAGAATTATAGAGATACTATGTTTTGAGTTATCCAGACAAAATAGTATTAATCAAAATTCGACCAAGAAAAGTAGTTAAAAGAACATGAACTTCGGTATGCACCTTCTGTTGGTACTGCAACGCTTGAGCTTCAGCATGCAATACAAGTTCGGAGATGTACTCTTGATACTTTTTAATCTtccaaataaagaaaaaagtgagACAACCAAACAAAGACAAAAGAAGGGTGTCATATAGTTTTCATAGCTTTTTGGTGAAATGAAATTTCTTGGAATTTAAGGAGAATACCTCCTTATCTTGCTCTGTATTTTCCTTTTCAAGAAACTTTATCCGATTTAGTGCCTCATGAAGTTCCAATATTTTAGTGGGTAGTTGCCTGCATTTGCATTTTTTGTATGATTAACGAAACGGAGAAGGGAAATCCAAAACCAAGAAGCAAAAATGCCTATTCCAGCCAAGTAGGAAACAATACAAGAATAAATCAAAAGCCAATAATACATAGAAATTAATTGATCAACTTCCAGGGTGAATTTTTGTTGTAAGCATGATCTAATGTGACCTTAATCACCAAGAGTTTGACTTATCATGTAATCATTGTGGGACTCTTAGTAATATGACAATATATGATTAGTTGAAAGCAAAAACAAGTTTACATTTTATTGATCTAGATTAAAGAAcaacaaaaatcaaagaaacGATAGGACTTAGGAGTTCTAACCTAGATATCAGCTCATCAGGATGAACACTTTTGTTATCTGAATGTGCATGCTGAGGTACATTTTTAACCAACAATAATCTCTCTTTCAATGCTTGAAGTTCCATTTCTAGAGAATCATTGAGTAAACGGTGTCTACCCACCTCCTCATCCATATCATGCACCTGAGAGAAATAGGGTTTAGCCAGTAAAAAGTCAATAAGAAGACCAGAACAATTATCTCACTAGGCCACGCATGCATTTGGGGTAACTTTGAATTACTTCCTTACAAATTTCCATGTATGAGTGAACCGCATACGCAACTAACCTTTTCCTCCAATACATTTATTGTACTCTCAAGCTCCTCAACAGAATGTTCCAGAATCTTGACTTCCTCTTCCTTTTGCTCAGCATAAAGCTTACATGACTCTGATTCCTACAAATGAGATTTCAATATTACATAAGGCAATTCCGCTAATAGTAATAGCATTAGAAAGTATAAAGAACCAGCATGGTCAGCATATAGATACCTGACGAGCTTCCATAGCAATAGCTTCCTTTTCATCAGCCAATGAAGAAGCCATCTCAAGCTTATCATTCAAGATACAAACTTCTTCATGTAGTTGGTCTCTCTCCATTATCACCTTTGTTAATTCATTCTCAATGCTAGCAAACAAAGAGAGTGACTGATTCTCTAGTGAAGTGGTCAAATTAGCAATCTCTTTTTCCAAGCCCTTAATCACCTCTTTATGTTCGTCCACTTGCTCTTCTGCTTCAGATTTCTTTGCATAGAGTTCTCCCAATAGCTCCCTCAGCTCAGCATTTTGATCAGACAGTTTGTCAATTGATTCTTTAGCAAGACTAAGCTCATAATTTGACTTAGCTAAAGCATTTTCTGTGTCAGCAAGAGAACCTTCCAGTTTTCTGTTTTGGACCAATATATCTTCTAGCTGACTTGTTTTTTGTCCTAGTTCATACCGAACTTGGCTTAGAGAAAATATTAACTTCTCAGTCTGGTCCTTTATATCCTTACTGTTTGAAGCAGATTCCTGCAACAGCCTAAAGTCAAAAAGTAAACCCTCTAATAACTCTTGTTTCCTCTGTAACTCTTTTTTAAGAGCCATGTTCTCATTTATTATCTCAACATTGGGCAAACTTGGCTCGTCGGGTATATTCTTGATTAACAGACTTTGATCTCGTTTCCCTGTGAACTCATTACCTTGCCGGGGTGAATGCAAATTGTTGTTTACACTAAAGCTGGAAACTTTACTTATAAACTCTTTCACCAAGCAGTTGTACAGAACAAAAGATTCAAACCTTTCATCCACAACCTGAGGGCAAATATCTTCTAATGATAACCTCAGGCAATTCATAAAGTTTGACATCTCCT
Above is a genomic segment from Arachis stenosperma cultivar V10309 chromosome 1, arast.V10309.gnm1.PFL2, whole genome shotgun sequence containing:
- the LOC130972907 gene encoding signal recognition particle 19 kDa protein isoform X2; this encodes MAEGRRIGLSKACENPTCAEIGDCCSYLKLPFAIEIDKAYPRDFMQRGRVRVLLKKEDGTLFNLTISSRKQLMLRVAEMVPKHHGRTKKQEVAASTSNAGASNKSGKGGKKRR
- the LOC130972907 gene encoding signal recognition particle 19 kDa protein isoform X1; the protein is MNVDGELPNIKRWIVLYPVYINSKKTMAEGRRIGLSKACENPTCAEIGDCCSYLKLPFAIEIDKAYPRDFMQRGRVRVLLKKEDGTLFNLTISSRKQLMLRVAEMVPKHHGRTKKQEVAASTSNAGASNKSGKGGKKRR